Proteins encoded within one genomic window of Siniperca chuatsi isolate FFG_IHB_CAS linkage group LG4, ASM2008510v1, whole genome shotgun sequence:
- the avpr1aa gene encoding arginine vasopressin receptor 1Aa: MGTPGNNTVHPNGSDPFARNEEVAQIEILVLSITFVVAVIGNVSVLLAMYNTKKKMSRMHLFIKHLSLADLVVAFFQVLPQLCWEITFRFYGSDFLCRIVKHLQVMGMFASTYMMVMMTLDRYIAICHPLKTLQQPTQRSYIMIISTWMCSLVLSTPQYFIFSLSEIKNGSDVYDCWAHFIEPWGAKAYITWITVGIFLVPVVILMMCYGFICHSIWKNIKYKKRKTMAGAASKNGLIGKNSVSSVTSISRAKLRTVKMTFVIVLAYIVCWAPFFIVQMWSVWDENFQWADSENTAVTLSALLASLNSCCNPWIYMIFSGHLLQDFVHCFSLCHKVNTDFKKEDSDSSLRRTTLLSKMTNRSPTGNSGNWRELDNSPKSSIQAE, translated from the exons ATGGGAACGCCTGGAAACAACACCGTCCACCCGAACGGGTCCGATCCGTTTGCGCGAAACGAGGAGGTCGCCCAAATCGAGATACTGGTCCTGAGCATCACCTTCGTGGTTGCCGTGATTGGGAATGTGAGCGTCCTGCTTGCAATGTACAACACCAAGAAGAAGATGTCGCGGATGCACCTTTTCATCAAACACCTCAGCCTGGCTGACCTGGTTGTCGCCTTCTTCCAGGTGTTGCCGCAGCTCTGCTGGGAGATCACCTTCCGCTTCTACGGTTCAGACTTTCTCTGCAGGATAGTCAAGCACCTCCAGGTGATGGGGATGTTTGCGTCCACCTacatgatggtgatgatgaccCTGGACCGTTACATTGCCATCTGCCACCCTCTGAAAACCCTCCAGCAGCCCACCCAGCGCTCCTACATCATGATCATCTCCACCTGGATGTGCAGCCTGGTCCTCAGCACTCCGCAGTACTTCATATTCTCCCTGAGCGAGATCAAGAACGGCTCGGACGTCTACGACTGCTGGGCGCATTTTATCGAGCCGTGGGGCGCAAAGGCGTACATCACTTGGATAACCGTGGGTATCTTCCTCGTGCCAGTGGTCATTCTTATGATGTGCTACGGGTTCATCTGCCACAGCATAtggaaaaatatcaaatacaagaaaaggaaaactaTGGCTGGTGCTGCGAGCAAGAACGGGCTAATTGGGAAGAATTCAGTCAGCAGCGTTACATCTATATCAAGAGCCAAACTGAGGACTGTTAAAATGACTTTTGTGATAGTTTTGGCGTACATTGTTTGCTGGGCGCCGTTTTTCATAGTGCAGATGTGGTCTGTGTGGGATGAAAACTTCCAGTGGGCTG ATTCTGAGAACACAGCAGTGACTCTGTCTGCTCTCCTTGCCAGTCTTAACAGCTGCTGTAACCCGTGGATATACATGATCTTCAGCGGTCACCTCCTCCAGGATTTTGTGCACTGCTTCTCCCTCTGCCacaaagtcaacactgacttcaAGAAGGAGGACTCAGACAGCAGTCTCCGCAGAACAACGTTGCTGTCTAAGATGACCAATCGGAGCCCTACCGGCAATTCTGGCAACTGGAGAGAGCTGGACAATTCTCCCAAGTCCTCCATTCAGGCGGAGTAA